Proteins encoded together in one Planctopirus ephydatiae window:
- a CDS encoding ABC transporter ATP-binding protein, whose protein sequence is MSPAAVDSRPNTADEAPAPARHLVLRLLGLAWRYRKKCLAVVFLNGFVAVLGLVGFQLTGLGIDVLRKAVDPAAPAVGWPLGFAPPESWSLVAELSTVAVMMAVMAVLSLAIKYWAAIVSAQLSQQIVIQLRTEVYDKLQRLSFRYFDDHDSSSLINRVAGDVQAIRQFVDGVVIKCLVVVITLAVCIVYMLRLNVGLTIACLATTPLLWWGAIWFARVSREQYLQASKLGDEMVRVLSENVQGIQVVKGFAAEEGQIEQFAEANRRIVEHKFGIFWSLSLYQPIMGILTQINMLVLIGYGSYLTIRGELPLGTGLFVFANLLHEFANQVGHVTNIANSIQSSLTASERVFEILDAPLEVDSPASPQQPAQIRGEYVLEQVSFEYVPGKAVLKEINLRIGAGQMVGITGETGAGKTTLLALLARFHDPTSGRILLDGVDLKAWDLPHLRRQIGMVFQESFLFSNTVSNNIAFGKPSATLDEIEFAARQAAAEEFISAMPGQYQNVVGEYGTNLSGGQKQRISLARALILRPPVLILDDATAAVDSETEHAIQQTLDRLRGERTVILVSSRVSTLRHADQIFVLNAGMLAETGNHQELMQKHGHYFQMAQLQAWEQTLTEPEDSLPEDREASSWPSAQGAAFPQTKGIRNV, encoded by the coding sequence TTGTCACCCGCTGCTGTCGATTCCCGCCCAAATACCGCTGACGAAGCGCCAGCTCCAGCCCGTCATTTAGTCCTGAGGCTGCTGGGTCTGGCGTGGCGATATCGCAAAAAATGTCTGGCTGTGGTCTTCCTCAATGGATTTGTCGCTGTTCTGGGGCTGGTGGGATTTCAACTCACAGGGTTAGGGATCGACGTCTTACGAAAGGCTGTGGATCCGGCGGCTCCTGCCGTGGGCTGGCCATTGGGCTTTGCACCACCCGAGAGCTGGTCACTGGTGGCGGAATTGTCAACGGTCGCTGTCATGATGGCGGTGATGGCGGTTTTGTCGCTGGCGATCAAATACTGGGCGGCGATCGTATCGGCCCAACTGAGCCAGCAGATTGTGATTCAATTACGAACTGAGGTTTACGACAAACTGCAGAGATTGTCGTTTCGGTACTTTGACGACCATGACAGCAGTTCGCTGATCAATCGAGTGGCGGGTGATGTCCAGGCCATCCGGCAGTTTGTGGATGGTGTGGTCATCAAGTGCCTCGTGGTGGTGATCACGCTGGCTGTCTGCATTGTCTACATGCTGCGGTTGAATGTGGGCCTGACGATTGCCTGCCTCGCGACGACACCACTTTTGTGGTGGGGTGCCATCTGGTTTGCCCGGGTGTCGCGCGAGCAGTATCTCCAGGCCAGCAAGCTGGGTGACGAGATGGTGCGGGTGCTTTCCGAGAATGTGCAGGGCATTCAAGTTGTGAAAGGATTCGCTGCAGAAGAGGGACAGATCGAGCAGTTTGCCGAAGCCAACCGCCGAATTGTGGAACATAAGTTCGGGATCTTCTGGAGCCTGAGCCTGTATCAGCCCATCATGGGAATTCTTACACAGATCAATATGCTGGTGCTCATCGGGTATGGCAGTTATCTGACGATTCGTGGCGAATTGCCACTCGGGACGGGGTTATTCGTCTTTGCCAACCTGCTACACGAATTTGCCAACCAAGTGGGCCATGTCACCAATATTGCCAACAGTATTCAGAGCAGCTTGACTGCCTCTGAACGAGTTTTCGAGATACTTGATGCGCCACTCGAAGTCGATTCTCCCGCATCGCCACAACAGCCAGCTCAGATTCGTGGAGAATATGTGCTGGAGCAGGTGAGCTTTGAGTATGTTCCCGGGAAGGCAGTGCTCAAAGAGATCAACCTGCGGATTGGTGCGGGCCAGATGGTGGGGATCACCGGAGAAACCGGTGCGGGAAAAACGACCTTACTGGCATTGCTGGCCAGGTTTCATGATCCGACTTCAGGCCGCATATTGCTCGATGGTGTCGATTTGAAGGCGTGGGATCTGCCCCATTTACGACGACAGATCGGGATGGTCTTTCAGGAAAGTTTTCTATTCAGCAATACGGTCTCGAACAATATTGCCTTTGGTAAGCCCTCGGCGACTCTCGATGAAATCGAATTTGCGGCCCGCCAGGCGGCTGCGGAAGAATTTATCTCGGCCATGCCCGGGCAATACCAGAACGTGGTTGGTGAGTATGGCACTAACCTTTCGGGTGGTCAGAAACAGCGAATCTCACTGGCGCGTGCGTTGATCCTTCGTCCGCCGGTCCTGATTCTTGATGACGCCACAGCGGCTGTGGATTCTGAAACCGAGCATGCCATCCAGCAGACGCTTGATCGACTTCGCGGCGAACGAACAGTCATTCTCGTTTCGAGTCGAGTCAGTACGTTAAGACATGCAGATCAGATTTTTGTGCTGAATGCCGGGATGCTGGCTGAAACGGGCAATCATCAGGAATTGATGCAGAAGCATGGCCATTACTTCCAGATGGCCCAATTGCAGGCGTGGGAACAGACACTGACTGAGCCTGAAGATTCGTTACCAGAGGATCGTGAAGCCAGTTCGTGGCCCAGTGCGCAAGGAGCGGCCTTTCCGCAAACGAAAGGGATCCGCAACGTATGA